The Algiphilus sp. genome has a window encoding:
- the rimI gene encoding ribosomal protein S18-alanine N-acetyltransferase, with product MALAADLGGAPTRLLPMTRHHIEAVAAIEQVSQTHPWSRRMFEDCLDAGYSGWVLEAEGPAVVAFAVNSLAMDDAHLLNLAVAPTARRGGLARRLLDHVLTQARAAEAQRVLLEVRESNGAAVGLYADAGFRLLARRRGYYPAAGGRREDALVMVCALADGVGGGA from the coding sequence GTGGCGCTGGCGGCTGATCTCGGCGGTGCGCCGACCCGGTTGCTGCCGATGACGCGTCACCATATCGAAGCGGTGGCCGCCATCGAGCAGGTGAGCCAGACGCACCCGTGGTCGCGGCGGATGTTCGAGGACTGCCTCGATGCCGGCTACAGCGGCTGGGTCCTGGAGGCGGAGGGGCCGGCGGTCGTGGCCTTCGCGGTCAACTCGCTGGCCATGGACGATGCCCATCTGCTCAATCTGGCGGTGGCACCGACCGCCCGGCGCGGCGGTCTGGCCAGGCGTCTGCTCGATCATGTGCTGACGCAGGCACGCGCCGCCGAAGCGCAGCGCGTGCTGCTCGAGGTCCGCGAGTCCAACGGTGCCGCGGTCGGACTCTACGCCGATGCCGGGTTCCGGCTGCTGGCGCGGCGGCGCGGTTACTACCCGGCGGCCGGAGGGCGGCGCGAGGACGCGCTGGTCATGGTGTGCGCGCTCGCGGACGGTGTCGGAGGCGGTGCATGA
- a CDS encoding DUF3488 and transglutaminase-like domain-containing protein, producing MTAIATPGLDERRLTRLLIAVALVLAPHALHLPPWITASVAALLAWRWACARRGWSLPGSLVRGVLTVSAFAAVFLTYGRSSGQVAGTALLCLMIGLKLTELQDRRGANVLLLLLYFTPFTHFLRDQAIWTVGWMLMAVLLVTALLIDGQRLEARGWRDNLGTSLRLLVLALPVMLLLWVLFPRVPGPLWGAPIDQATGRTGMSERMSPGDIAQLTRSDEVAFRVTFDGAPPPNDQRYWRGPVLSFTDGREWRLSSARGARRRGSVPPDIALEGAAVDYELTIEPHRLDYLFALEHAPPRALPGRLDLNGDGAVVAPESIRTRAAYRLRAYPDARLGTELGPRERARALQLPGNANPRARALAEQWARAERRPSAIVARAVDWYRDTPFTYTLRPPALGENSVDAFLFDTRRGFCEHFAGSFATLMRAAGVPARVVLGYQGGAESLVGDYFLVRQSDAHAWVEVWIEGRGWMRVDPTATVAPSRIEQDLDSALGLRGETRAFHWSRSVAVGEWVAARWDFVNMQWNRWVLAYGPDLQRALLSRVGLGNWQHMLIALTVLVAVAMLAVALLSARGTLRMRRRDPLAREWARVCARLARSGLPPHPGEGPGDYTRRVRPVLRGVVQRAFNDAADAYLRARYMATNEAERDALEARLRAARQRLPWLVPGPFLARLMHRLRHRPRARTP from the coding sequence GTGACCGCCATCGCCACACCGGGCCTGGACGAGCGCCGACTGACGCGCCTGCTGATCGCGGTGGCGCTGGTGCTCGCCCCGCATGCGCTCCATCTTCCGCCGTGGATCACCGCCAGCGTCGCGGCGCTGCTGGCGTGGCGCTGGGCATGCGCACGCCGCGGCTGGTCGCTGCCCGGCTCGCTGGTGCGCGGCGTGCTCACGGTCTCGGCATTCGCCGCGGTCTTCCTGACCTACGGCCGCAGCTCCGGACAGGTCGCCGGCACCGCGCTGCTGTGCCTGATGATCGGGCTCAAGCTCACCGAACTGCAGGACCGGCGCGGCGCCAACGTGCTGCTCCTGCTGCTCTACTTCACGCCCTTCACGCACTTCCTGCGCGACCAGGCCATCTGGACGGTCGGGTGGATGCTGATGGCAGTGCTGCTGGTGACCGCGCTGCTGATCGACGGCCAGCGCCTCGAGGCGCGGGGCTGGCGCGACAACCTGGGGACGTCGCTGCGCCTGCTGGTGCTCGCCCTGCCGGTGATGCTGCTGCTCTGGGTGCTGTTCCCGCGCGTGCCCGGCCCGCTCTGGGGCGCGCCCATCGACCAGGCCACCGGGCGCACCGGCATGAGCGAGCGCATGTCACCCGGCGACATCGCACAGCTCACCCGCTCCGACGAGGTCGCCTTCCGCGTGACCTTCGACGGAGCGCCACCCCCGAACGATCAGCGCTACTGGCGCGGCCCCGTGCTCTCGTTCACGGACGGACGGGAATGGCGGCTCTCGTCGGCGCGCGGCGCCCGCCGGCGCGGCAGCGTGCCGCCCGACATCGCGCTCGAGGGCGCCGCGGTCGACTACGAGCTGACCATCGAGCCGCACCGTCTCGACTATCTGTTCGCGCTGGAGCACGCCCCGCCGCGCGCCCTGCCCGGTCGGCTCGACCTCAACGGCGATGGCGCCGTGGTCGCGCCCGAATCCATCCGCACGCGCGCCGCCTACCGCCTGCGGGCGTACCCCGACGCCCGCCTCGGAACCGAGCTCGGTCCGCGCGAGCGCGCCCGCGCCCTTCAGCTGCCCGGCAACGCCAACCCGCGCGCGCGCGCACTCGCCGAGCAGTGGGCACGCGCGGAGCGCCGGCCGTCCGCCATCGTCGCGCGCGCCGTCGACTGGTATCGCGACACGCCCTTCACCTACACGCTGCGCCCACCGGCGCTCGGCGAGAACAGCGTCGACGCCTTCCTCTTCGATACCCGGCGCGGCTTCTGCGAGCACTTCGCGGGCAGCTTCGCGACCCTGATGCGCGCAGCGGGCGTGCCGGCACGCGTGGTGCTGGGCTACCAGGGTGGTGCGGAGAGCCTGGTCGGCGACTACTTCCTGGTGCGGCAGTCCGATGCGCATGCCTGGGTCGAGGTCTGGATCGAGGGTCGTGGCTGGATGCGCGTCGATCCCACCGCGACCGTGGCCCCGAGTCGCATCGAGCAGGACCTCGACAGCGCGCTCGGGCTGCGCGGCGAGACGCGCGCGTTCCACTGGAGCCGCAGCGTGGCGGTCGGCGAATGGGTCGCGGCGCGCTGGGACTTCGTGAACATGCAGTGGAATCGCTGGGTGCTCGCCTACGGCCCGGATCTGCAGCGCGCCCTGCTGTCACGGGTCGGTCTCGGCAACTGGCAGCACATGCTGATCGCGCTCACCGTGCTGGTCGCCGTCGCGATGCTGGCGGTCGCCCTGCTGAGCGCACGCGGCACGCTGCGCATGCGTCGCCGCGATCCGCTGGCACGGGAGTGGGCGCGCGTGTGCGCGCGGCTGGCACGCTCCGGGCTGCCGCCGCATCCCGGCGAGGGTCCGGGCGACTACACCCGGCGCGTGCGTCCGGTGCTCCGCGGCGTGGTGCAGCGTGCGTTCAACGACGCCGCCGACGCCTATCTGAGAGCGCGCTACATGGCGACGAACGAGGCCGAGCGCGACGCCCTGGAGGCACGCCTGCGGGCAGCGCGTCAGCGCCTGCCGTGGCTGGTGCCGGGGCCCTTCCTCGCGCGCCTCATGCACCGCCTCCGACACCGTCCGCGAGCGCGCACACCATGA